A stretch of the Osmerus eperlanus chromosome 10, fOsmEpe2.1, whole genome shotgun sequence genome encodes the following:
- the LOC134027811 gene encoding retinoblastoma-like protein 2 isoform X1, protein MKRPGHTLLVHLLTQPERQLHKCWVAVSMATHPQGMLGPRRLGPSVSLTNIFRTCAKDPSETVASRLRHMADIFIQHFEEPHEKSGLGTETAVQYCREAEALYYSVLEAIITEERKRLRDKDLSCILGHDLFQRSLVACCVEMVLFSHYFRGSFCLVLKIFEIAPYDFYKVIELMLRSEEAWPPAVPRHLKWVEEQVLEELAWSRQSPLWDSIRAVQGALPTCLEVTPSQHLGDSTNAPNVPQRTTGDIVTRRDPGRSSGIPQSSAGLCDMYSSPPAGSIMTSDLATPVIEPQSSSVMVTGQIVVTMAAATVTTNNGQSVTIPVQVHLGGLFLMGQPTTTQQLPSSTTQPPQAQGLHSAPAPALVPALAPAPAPALVTNTTKHHGLGSLSLFLRKVYLLTSRRLQNVCPKLNISDELRLKIWTCLEHSLVHYSELMKDRHLNILLMCAIFIMAKVSKEDISFKHIMLASCAASGASSRLEQGEERRALINFYNTIYSTHMYSFAVRYSPEALTRAGVETPPYSPFPTLPAKCPHRLRLHRSFYISPLYADTPPHSPPSHARRALYFVNRSSPGCLHEINNMVKTATRRRPRAVEAGVEEDEEDGRPPMRRPWRGPSSLQRRLAELADEQARSRAQSHHAIPPTIPHV, encoded by the exons ATGAAGCGTCCTGGCCACACATTACTG GTACACTTGTtaactcaaccagagagacagCTGCACAAGTGTTGGGTGGcggtttccatggcaacacatCCGCAAGGCATGCTGGGGCCGAGGAGACTTGGTCCCAGTGTCAGCCTGACCAACATATTCAG AACCTGTGCCAAAGATCCATCTGAGACCGTAGCCTCCAGACTGAGGCACATGGCTGACATCTTTATCCAGCACTTTGAGGAACCTCATGAGAAGAGCGGCCTGGGCACAG AGACTGCAGTCCAGTACTGCCGGGAGGCAGAGGCTCTTTACTATAGTGTGCTGGAGGCCATCATtactgaagagagaaagaggctgcgTGACAAGGATCTGTCT TGCATTCTGGGGCATGACCTGTTCCAGCGTTCCCTGGTAGCCTGCTGTGTGGAGatggttctgttctctcattatTTCAGGGGTAGCTTCTGTCTGGTCCTCAAGATCTTCGAGATTGCGCCCTACGACTTTTACAAG GTCATAGAGCTGATGCTGCGCTCCGAGGAGGCCTGGCCACCAGCTGTGCCCAGGCACCTGAagtgggtggaggagcaggtgttgGAGGAACTGGCCTGGAGCAGACAGTCCCCTCTGTGGGACAGCATCAGAGCTGTCCAGGGCGCCCTACCCACCTGCCTGGAG GTGACGCCCTCACAACACCTGGGCGATAGCACAAACGCCCCTAATGTCCCTCAAAGGACCACGGGTGACATTGTAACCCGTAGAGACCCAGGTAGATCATCAG GGATCCCTCAATCTTCTGCTGGTCTCTGTGATATGTACAGCTCCCCCCCTGCTGGTTCAataatgacctctgaccttgccACACCAGTTATAGAGCCACAGTCGTCCTCTGTCATGGTTACGGGCCAGATAGTGGTCACTATGGCAGCAGCCACTGTCACTACGAACAATGGACAAAGTGTCACCATACCTGTCCAAG TGCATCTAGGGGGGCTGTTTTTAATGGGACAGCCCACTACCACACAGCAACTGCCCAGTAGTACCACGCAGCCGCCCCAGGCCCAGGGCCTTCACTCGGCCCCAGCCCCCGCCCTAgttccagccctagccccagccccagccccagctttaGTCACAAACACAACCAAACATCATGGATTGGGCTCGCTGTCTCTGTTCCTCCGAAAG GTCTACCTCCTCACCAGCAGGCGCTTGCAGAACGTCTGTCCCAAGCTGAATATCTCAGACGAGCTGCGACTGAAGATCTGGACGTGTTTAGAGCATTCTCTGGTCCACTACTCTGAGCTGATGAAAGATCGCCACTTAAACATTCTCCTCATGTGCGCCATCTTTATCATGGCCAAG GTTTCCAAAGAAGACATTTCCTTCAAGCATATCATGCTTGCCAGCTGTGCTGCATCTGGGGCGTCCTCCAGActagagcagggggaggagaggagggccctCATCAACTTCTACAACACCATCTACAGCACACATATGTACAGTTTTGCCGTGCGCTACTCTCCAGAAGCACTGACCAGGGCAGGG GTTGAAACCCCTCCCTATTCTCCATTCCCCACCCTGCCAGCGAAATGTCCTCACAGGCTCCGCCTCCATCGCTCTTTCTACATCTCACCCCTCTACgctgacacccccccccactccccacccaGCCACGCCCGCAGGGCACTCTACTTTGTAAACAGGAGTTCCCCAGGG TGTCTGCATGAGATCAACAACATGGTCAAGACTGCCACCAGGAGGCGTCCTAGAGCtgtagaggctggggtggaggaggatgaagaggatggaCGGCCCCCAATGAGGAGGCCCTGGAGGGGGCCCTCATCCTTGCAGAGACGACTGGCAGAGCTGGCTGATGAGCAGGCCCGGAGCAGAGCACAAAGCCACCATGCCATTCCACCAACCATTCCTCATGTCTGA
- the LOC134027811 gene encoding retinoblastoma-like protein 2 isoform X2, with the protein MKRPGHTLLVHLLTQPERQLHKCWVAVSMATHPQGMLGPRRLGPSVSLTNIFRTCAKDPSETVASRLRHMADIFIQHFEEPHEKSGLGTETAVQYCREAEALYYSVLEAIITEERKRLRDKDLSCILGHDLFQRSLVACCVEMVLFSHYFRGSFCLVLKIFEIAPYDFYKVIELMLRSEEAWPPAVPRHLKWVEEQVLEELAWSRQSPLWDSIRAVQGALPTCLEVTPSQHLGDSTNAPNVPQRTTGDIVTRRDPGIPQSSAGLCDMYSSPPAGSIMTSDLATPVIEPQSSSVMVTGQIVVTMAAATVTTNNGQSVTIPVQVHLGGLFLMGQPTTTQQLPSSTTQPPQAQGLHSAPAPALVPALAPAPAPALVTNTTKHHGLGSLSLFLRKVYLLTSRRLQNVCPKLNISDELRLKIWTCLEHSLVHYSELMKDRHLNILLMCAIFIMAKVSKEDISFKHIMLASCAASGASSRLEQGEERRALINFYNTIYSTHMYSFAVRYSPEALTRAGVETPPYSPFPTLPAKCPHRLRLHRSFYISPLYADTPPHSPPSHARRALYFVNRSSPGCLHEINNMVKTATRRRPRAVEAGVEEDEEDGRPPMRRPWRGPSSLQRRLAELADEQARSRAQSHHAIPPTIPHV; encoded by the exons ATGAAGCGTCCTGGCCACACATTACTG GTACACTTGTtaactcaaccagagagacagCTGCACAAGTGTTGGGTGGcggtttccatggcaacacatCCGCAAGGCATGCTGGGGCCGAGGAGACTTGGTCCCAGTGTCAGCCTGACCAACATATTCAG AACCTGTGCCAAAGATCCATCTGAGACCGTAGCCTCCAGACTGAGGCACATGGCTGACATCTTTATCCAGCACTTTGAGGAACCTCATGAGAAGAGCGGCCTGGGCACAG AGACTGCAGTCCAGTACTGCCGGGAGGCAGAGGCTCTTTACTATAGTGTGCTGGAGGCCATCATtactgaagagagaaagaggctgcgTGACAAGGATCTGTCT TGCATTCTGGGGCATGACCTGTTCCAGCGTTCCCTGGTAGCCTGCTGTGTGGAGatggttctgttctctcattatTTCAGGGGTAGCTTCTGTCTGGTCCTCAAGATCTTCGAGATTGCGCCCTACGACTTTTACAAG GTCATAGAGCTGATGCTGCGCTCCGAGGAGGCCTGGCCACCAGCTGTGCCCAGGCACCTGAagtgggtggaggagcaggtgttgGAGGAACTGGCCTGGAGCAGACAGTCCCCTCTGTGGGACAGCATCAGAGCTGTCCAGGGCGCCCTACCCACCTGCCTGGAG GTGACGCCCTCACAACACCTGGGCGATAGCACAAACGCCCCTAATGTCCCTCAAAGGACCACGGGTGACATTGTAACCCGTAGAGACCCAG GGATCCCTCAATCTTCTGCTGGTCTCTGTGATATGTACAGCTCCCCCCCTGCTGGTTCAataatgacctctgaccttgccACACCAGTTATAGAGCCACAGTCGTCCTCTGTCATGGTTACGGGCCAGATAGTGGTCACTATGGCAGCAGCCACTGTCACTACGAACAATGGACAAAGTGTCACCATACCTGTCCAAG TGCATCTAGGGGGGCTGTTTTTAATGGGACAGCCCACTACCACACAGCAACTGCCCAGTAGTACCACGCAGCCGCCCCAGGCCCAGGGCCTTCACTCGGCCCCAGCCCCCGCCCTAgttccagccctagccccagccccagccccagctttaGTCACAAACACAACCAAACATCATGGATTGGGCTCGCTGTCTCTGTTCCTCCGAAAG GTCTACCTCCTCACCAGCAGGCGCTTGCAGAACGTCTGTCCCAAGCTGAATATCTCAGACGAGCTGCGACTGAAGATCTGGACGTGTTTAGAGCATTCTCTGGTCCACTACTCTGAGCTGATGAAAGATCGCCACTTAAACATTCTCCTCATGTGCGCCATCTTTATCATGGCCAAG GTTTCCAAAGAAGACATTTCCTTCAAGCATATCATGCTTGCCAGCTGTGCTGCATCTGGGGCGTCCTCCAGActagagcagggggaggagaggagggccctCATCAACTTCTACAACACCATCTACAGCACACATATGTACAGTTTTGCCGTGCGCTACTCTCCAGAAGCACTGACCAGGGCAGGG GTTGAAACCCCTCCCTATTCTCCATTCCCCACCCTGCCAGCGAAATGTCCTCACAGGCTCCGCCTCCATCGCTCTTTCTACATCTCACCCCTCTACgctgacacccccccccactccccacccaGCCACGCCCGCAGGGCACTCTACTTTGTAAACAGGAGTTCCCCAGGG TGTCTGCATGAGATCAACAACATGGTCAAGACTGCCACCAGGAGGCGTCCTAGAGCtgtagaggctggggtggaggaggatgaagaggatggaCGGCCCCCAATGAGGAGGCCCTGGAGGGGGCCCTCATCCTTGCAGAGACGACTGGCAGAGCTGGCTGATGAGCAGGCCCGGAGCAGAGCACAAAGCCACCATGCCATTCCACCAACCATTCCTCATGTCTGA
- the LOC134027811 gene encoding retinoblastoma-like protein 2 isoform X3, which translates to MATHPQGMLGPRRLGPSVSLTNIFRTCAKDPSETVASRLRHMADIFIQHFEEPHEKSGLGTETAVQYCREAEALYYSVLEAIITEERKRLRDKDLSCILGHDLFQRSLVACCVEMVLFSHYFRGSFCLVLKIFEIAPYDFYKVIELMLRSEEAWPPAVPRHLKWVEEQVLEELAWSRQSPLWDSIRAVQGALPTCLEVTPSQHLGDSTNAPNVPQRTTGDIVTRRDPGRSSGIPQSSAGLCDMYSSPPAGSIMTSDLATPVIEPQSSSVMVTGQIVVTMAAATVTTNNGQSVTIPVQVHLGGLFLMGQPTTTQQLPSSTTQPPQAQGLHSAPAPALVPALAPAPAPALVTNTTKHHGLGSLSLFLRKVYLLTSRRLQNVCPKLNISDELRLKIWTCLEHSLVHYSELMKDRHLNILLMCAIFIMAKVSKEDISFKHIMLASCAASGASSRLEQGEERRALINFYNTIYSTHMYSFAVRYSPEALTRAGVETPPYSPFPTLPAKCPHRLRLHRSFYISPLYADTPPHSPPSHARRALYFVNRSSPGCLHEINNMVKTATRRRPRAVEAGVEEDEEDGRPPMRRPWRGPSSLQRRLAELADEQARSRAQSHHAIPPTIPHV; encoded by the exons atggcaacacatCCGCAAGGCATGCTGGGGCCGAGGAGACTTGGTCCCAGTGTCAGCCTGACCAACATATTCAG AACCTGTGCCAAAGATCCATCTGAGACCGTAGCCTCCAGACTGAGGCACATGGCTGACATCTTTATCCAGCACTTTGAGGAACCTCATGAGAAGAGCGGCCTGGGCACAG AGACTGCAGTCCAGTACTGCCGGGAGGCAGAGGCTCTTTACTATAGTGTGCTGGAGGCCATCATtactgaagagagaaagaggctgcgTGACAAGGATCTGTCT TGCATTCTGGGGCATGACCTGTTCCAGCGTTCCCTGGTAGCCTGCTGTGTGGAGatggttctgttctctcattatTTCAGGGGTAGCTTCTGTCTGGTCCTCAAGATCTTCGAGATTGCGCCCTACGACTTTTACAAG GTCATAGAGCTGATGCTGCGCTCCGAGGAGGCCTGGCCACCAGCTGTGCCCAGGCACCTGAagtgggtggaggagcaggtgttgGAGGAACTGGCCTGGAGCAGACAGTCCCCTCTGTGGGACAGCATCAGAGCTGTCCAGGGCGCCCTACCCACCTGCCTGGAG GTGACGCCCTCACAACACCTGGGCGATAGCACAAACGCCCCTAATGTCCCTCAAAGGACCACGGGTGACATTGTAACCCGTAGAGACCCAGGTAGATCATCAG GGATCCCTCAATCTTCTGCTGGTCTCTGTGATATGTACAGCTCCCCCCCTGCTGGTTCAataatgacctctgaccttgccACACCAGTTATAGAGCCACAGTCGTCCTCTGTCATGGTTACGGGCCAGATAGTGGTCACTATGGCAGCAGCCACTGTCACTACGAACAATGGACAAAGTGTCACCATACCTGTCCAAG TGCATCTAGGGGGGCTGTTTTTAATGGGACAGCCCACTACCACACAGCAACTGCCCAGTAGTACCACGCAGCCGCCCCAGGCCCAGGGCCTTCACTCGGCCCCAGCCCCCGCCCTAgttccagccctagccccagccccagccccagctttaGTCACAAACACAACCAAACATCATGGATTGGGCTCGCTGTCTCTGTTCCTCCGAAAG GTCTACCTCCTCACCAGCAGGCGCTTGCAGAACGTCTGTCCCAAGCTGAATATCTCAGACGAGCTGCGACTGAAGATCTGGACGTGTTTAGAGCATTCTCTGGTCCACTACTCTGAGCTGATGAAAGATCGCCACTTAAACATTCTCCTCATGTGCGCCATCTTTATCATGGCCAAG GTTTCCAAAGAAGACATTTCCTTCAAGCATATCATGCTTGCCAGCTGTGCTGCATCTGGGGCGTCCTCCAGActagagcagggggaggagaggagggccctCATCAACTTCTACAACACCATCTACAGCACACATATGTACAGTTTTGCCGTGCGCTACTCTCCAGAAGCACTGACCAGGGCAGGG GTTGAAACCCCTCCCTATTCTCCATTCCCCACCCTGCCAGCGAAATGTCCTCACAGGCTCCGCCTCCATCGCTCTTTCTACATCTCACCCCTCTACgctgacacccccccccactccccacccaGCCACGCCCGCAGGGCACTCTACTTTGTAAACAGGAGTTCCCCAGGG TGTCTGCATGAGATCAACAACATGGTCAAGACTGCCACCAGGAGGCGTCCTAGAGCtgtagaggctggggtggaggaggatgaagaggatggaCGGCCCCCAATGAGGAGGCCCTGGAGGGGGCCCTCATCCTTGCAGAGACGACTGGCAGAGCTGGCTGATGAGCAGGCCCGGAGCAGAGCACAAAGCCACCATGCCATTCCACCAACCATTCCTCATGTCTGA